A DNA window from Zingiber officinale cultivar Zhangliang chromosome 3A, Zo_v1.1, whole genome shotgun sequence contains the following coding sequences:
- the LOC122052724 gene encoding GDP-L-galactose phosphorylase 1-like has protein sequence MSRGLFRYDVTACETKVIPGKYGFVAQLNEGRHLKKRPTEFRVDRVLQPFDPAKFNFTKVGQEEVLFRFEAGEDRKSLFLEHAVADETKSPSVVAINVSPIEYGHVLLIPRVLDCLPQRIDPDNLLLALHMAAEAGSAYFRLGYNSLGAFATINHLHFQAYVLSTPFPVEKAPTQKIPIGNGLSQSRVKFSKLIDYPVRGLVYEGGSTLKELSDIVARSCIWLQENNIPFNVLISDSGRRIFLFPQCYAEKQALGEVSQELLDTQVNPAVWEISGHMVLKRKKDYDEASEDYAWRLLSEVSLSEERFEEVEAYIFEAIGLVESKETAAVEKNEGTPYQSSTTVSAAPHFTEGCLVLH, from the exons ATGAGCCGTGGGCTGTTCCGTTATGATGTCACCGCATGCGAGACTAAGGTGATTCCTGGAAAGTACGGCTTCGTGGCGCAGCTAAATGAGGGCCGCCACCTGAAGAAAAGGCCTACAGAATTCCGGGTCGATCGTGTCCTCCAACCCTTTGATCCTGCGAAATTTAACTTCACCAAGGTTGGCCAGGAGGAGGTGTTGTTCCGCTTCGAGGCTGGGGAAGATCGCAAGTCGCTGTTCCTGGAGCATGCTGTTGCAGATGAAACAAAGAGTCCTAGTGTTGTAGCAATCAAT GTGAGCCCCATTGAATATGGTCATGTTTTGCTGATTCCCCGTGTGCTCGACTGCTTGCCTCAGAGGATTGATCCTGATAATCTCTTACTTGCTCTTCATATGGCCGCTGAAGCAGGAAGTGCTTACTTCAGGCTCGGCTATAATAGTCTGGGTGCCTTTGCCACCATTAACCATCTCCACTTCCAG GCTTATGTCCTATCAACACCATTCCCAGTTGAGAAAGCGCCTACTCAGAAGATTCCAATTGGGAATGGTTTGTCCCAGAGCAGAGTGAAGTTCTCAAAATTGATCGATTATCCTGTGAGGGGTCTTGTTTATGAAGGAGGGAGCACTTTGAAGGAATTATCTGATATAGTTGCCCGCTCTTGCATCTGGCTTCAAGAGAACAACATACCATTTAATGTTCTCATCTCTGACTCAGGCCGGAGGATCTTCCTCTTCCCCCAG TGCTATGCTGAGAAACAGGCCCTAGGAGAAGTCAGCCAGGAACTATTAGATACTCAAGTAAATCCTGCTGTTTGGGAGATAAGTGGACACATGGTATTAAAGCGGAAGAAAGATTATGACGAGGCATCCGAGGACTATGCTTGGAGACTACTGTCTGAGGTCTCCCTTTCTGAAGAAAGGTTTGAAGAAGTCGAAGCTTACATCTTTGAGGCCATAGGTTTAGTGGAGTCCAAGGAAACGGCTGCCGTGGAAAAGAACGAAGGAACTCCATATCAGTCCTCAACTACAGTGTCTGCTGCGCCTCACTTTACAGAAGGTTGTCTGGTTCTTCACTAA